A stretch of Geotrypetes seraphini chromosome 2, aGeoSer1.1, whole genome shotgun sequence DNA encodes these proteins:
- the LOC117354761 gene encoding zinc finger protein 773-like isoform X1 encodes MAAGISVQQVPVTFEDVAVSFSQEEWKYLDEAQKNLYWEVMKENYETLISLADSEVHQEEEREKNQEEYPMLWGLISRQSRKNHEKVYWGRSQQDSEKKLRKLLGDSLDGVSKCERSAREFISVPEHQSHPKAQICFQNSKCEQINSTLHQRHPREMSFQYNNIEKFTSDLHQRHPREETPSHYNNSEQMTSDFQQRHQKEEAPFQNTKSEPITFDLYQSHPREEMPFQYNIEQMTSHLQQRHLKEEAPFQNNNSEQITTDLLQRDPKEEMPFQYNIEQMTSDLQRSQLRKEMTFQYNSEQMISDFHQNHPREETSSHYNHGEQMISDFQPRYLRTEKPFQTINSLLQRHLREEMPFQCDNNEDMTSSSDFHQQQLKVETAFHNTVSQSVTSNLHQRDEKGKKSFLCDTCGKGFDKKPCLMLHQRTHTGERPFTCMACDKSFTHKTYLRKHERIHLGHKPFPCSECNKLFSDKSQLRRHEKIHMGEKPFTCTDCGKSFSRQTSLKIHWRVHTGEKPFTCAECDKLFRYKSHLRMHQRTHTGEKPYKCTECEKLFSDKSQLRRHKWVHTGQKPFICTECDKRFREKSTLEIHHRTHTGEKPFRCTDCDKLFRDKSQLKRHQRTHIGEKPLPCTECDKLFRFKSALKKHKRIHMEEHSFRCTECGKSFSNTTNLRIHWRIHTLGL; translated from the coding sequence CAGATAGTGAGGTCCATCAggaagaggaaagggagaagaatcAAGAAGAATACCCTATGCTATGGGGACTGATCTCAAGACAATCCAGAAAGAACCATGAGAAGGTTTATTGGGGGAGAAGTCAGCAGGATTCAGAGAAGAAGTTGAGGAAACTTCTGGGAGACTCACTGGATGGAGTCTCTAAGTGTGAGAGAAGTGCCAGAGAGTTCATAAGTGTCCCTGAGCACCAGAGCCACCCAAAAGCACAGATATGCTTCCAAAATAGTAAATGTGAGCAAATCAATTCTACCCTCCACCAGAGACACCCCAGAGAGATGTCCTTCCAGTATAATAACATTGAGAAATTTACTTCTGACTTACACCAGAGACATCCAAGAGAAGAGACTCCCTCCCATTATAACAACAGTGAGCAAATGACTTCTGACTTCCAGCAGAGACACCAGAAAGAAGAGGCACCCTTCCAAAATACTAAGAGTGAGCCAATCACTTTTGACCTCTACCAGAGCCACCCAAGAGAAGAGATGCCCTTCCAATACAACATTGAGCAGATGACTTCTCATCTCCAGCAGAGACACCTGAAAGAAGAGGCACCCTTCCAAAATAATAACAGTGAACAAATCACTACTGACCTCCTTCAGAGAGACCCAAAAGAAGAGATGCCCTTCCAATACAACATTGAACAAATGACTTCTGATCTCCAACGGAGCCAGCTCAGAAAGGAGATGACCTTCCAGTATAACAGTGAGCAAATGATTTCTGACTTCCACCAGAATCACCCAAGAGAGGAGACATCCTCCCATTATAATCATGGTGAGCAAATGATTTCTGACTTCCAGCCGAGATACCTCAGAACAGAGAAGCCCTTCCAAACTATTAACAGTCTCCTCCAGAGGCACCTTAGAGAAGAGATGCCTTTCCAATGTGATAACAATGAAGACATGACTTCAAGTTCAGACTTCCATCAGCAGCAGCTGAAAGTGGAGACGGCCTTCCACAATACTGTCAGTCAGTCAGTAACTTCTAATCTCCACCAGAGAGATGAGAAAGGGAAGAAATCATTTTTGTGTGACACCTGTGGAAAAGGCTTTGATAAGAAGCCATGCTTAATGTTGCACCAGAGAACACACACAGGAGAAAGACCATTTACATGTATGgcatgtgataaaagcttcactcacaaAACATACCTGAGAAAGCATGAAAGGATCCACTTGGGACACAAACCATTTCCCTGTTCTGAATGTAACAAATTATTCAGTGATAAATCCCAACTAAGAAGACATGAAAAGATCCACATGGGtgaaaaaccatttacatgtactgactGCGGCAAAAGCTTCAGTCGCCAAACTTCTCTAAAAATCCATTGGCGGGTCCACACGGGAGAGAAACCGTTTACATGTGCTGAGTGTGACAAATTATTCCGCTATAAATCACATCTCAGAATGCATCAAAGAACtcacacaggagaaaaaccatataaatgtactgAGTGTGAGAAATTATTCAGTGATAAATCACAGCTAAGAAGGCACAAATGGGTCCACACCGGACAGAAACCTTTTATATGTACTGAATGTGACAAGAGATTTAGAGAAAAATCAACACTAGAAATACACCATAGAACACACACAGGAGAGAAACCATTCAGATGTACTGACTGTGATAAGCTATTCCGTGATAAATCACAGctaaaaaggcatcaaaggactCATATAGGAGAGAAACCACTTCCCTGCACTGAGTGTGATAAACTATTCAGATTTAAATCTGCACTGAAAAAGCACAAAAGGATCCACATGGAAGAACATTCATTTagatgtactgagtgtggtaagaGTTTCAGTAACACAACAAATTTGAGAATACACTGGAGAATCCATACTCTTGGACTATAA
- the LOC117354761 gene encoding zinc finger protein 773-like isoform X2, which yields MAAGISVQQVPVTFEDVAVSFSQEEWKYLDEAQKNLYWEVMKENYETLISLDSEVHQEEEREKNQEEYPMLWGLISRQSRKNHEKVYWGRSQQDSEKKLRKLLGDSLDGVSKCERSAREFISVPEHQSHPKAQICFQNSKCEQINSTLHQRHPREMSFQYNNIEKFTSDLHQRHPREETPSHYNNSEQMTSDFQQRHQKEEAPFQNTKSEPITFDLYQSHPREEMPFQYNIEQMTSHLQQRHLKEEAPFQNNNSEQITTDLLQRDPKEEMPFQYNIEQMTSDLQRSQLRKEMTFQYNSEQMISDFHQNHPREETSSHYNHGEQMISDFQPRYLRTEKPFQTINSLLQRHLREEMPFQCDNNEDMTSSSDFHQQQLKVETAFHNTVSQSVTSNLHQRDEKGKKSFLCDTCGKGFDKKPCLMLHQRTHTGERPFTCMACDKSFTHKTYLRKHERIHLGHKPFPCSECNKLFSDKSQLRRHEKIHMGEKPFTCTDCGKSFSRQTSLKIHWRVHTGEKPFTCAECDKLFRYKSHLRMHQRTHTGEKPYKCTECEKLFSDKSQLRRHKWVHTGQKPFICTECDKRFREKSTLEIHHRTHTGEKPFRCTDCDKLFRDKSQLKRHQRTHIGEKPLPCTECDKLFRFKSALKKHKRIHMEEHSFRCTECGKSFSNTTNLRIHWRIHTLGL from the coding sequence ATAGTGAGGTCCATCAggaagaggaaagggagaagaatcAAGAAGAATACCCTATGCTATGGGGACTGATCTCAAGACAATCCAGAAAGAACCATGAGAAGGTTTATTGGGGGAGAAGTCAGCAGGATTCAGAGAAGAAGTTGAGGAAACTTCTGGGAGACTCACTGGATGGAGTCTCTAAGTGTGAGAGAAGTGCCAGAGAGTTCATAAGTGTCCCTGAGCACCAGAGCCACCCAAAAGCACAGATATGCTTCCAAAATAGTAAATGTGAGCAAATCAATTCTACCCTCCACCAGAGACACCCCAGAGAGATGTCCTTCCAGTATAATAACATTGAGAAATTTACTTCTGACTTACACCAGAGACATCCAAGAGAAGAGACTCCCTCCCATTATAACAACAGTGAGCAAATGACTTCTGACTTCCAGCAGAGACACCAGAAAGAAGAGGCACCCTTCCAAAATACTAAGAGTGAGCCAATCACTTTTGACCTCTACCAGAGCCACCCAAGAGAAGAGATGCCCTTCCAATACAACATTGAGCAGATGACTTCTCATCTCCAGCAGAGACACCTGAAAGAAGAGGCACCCTTCCAAAATAATAACAGTGAACAAATCACTACTGACCTCCTTCAGAGAGACCCAAAAGAAGAGATGCCCTTCCAATACAACATTGAACAAATGACTTCTGATCTCCAACGGAGCCAGCTCAGAAAGGAGATGACCTTCCAGTATAACAGTGAGCAAATGATTTCTGACTTCCACCAGAATCACCCAAGAGAGGAGACATCCTCCCATTATAATCATGGTGAGCAAATGATTTCTGACTTCCAGCCGAGATACCTCAGAACAGAGAAGCCCTTCCAAACTATTAACAGTCTCCTCCAGAGGCACCTTAGAGAAGAGATGCCTTTCCAATGTGATAACAATGAAGACATGACTTCAAGTTCAGACTTCCATCAGCAGCAGCTGAAAGTGGAGACGGCCTTCCACAATACTGTCAGTCAGTCAGTAACTTCTAATCTCCACCAGAGAGATGAGAAAGGGAAGAAATCATTTTTGTGTGACACCTGTGGAAAAGGCTTTGATAAGAAGCCATGCTTAATGTTGCACCAGAGAACACACACAGGAGAAAGACCATTTACATGTATGgcatgtgataaaagcttcactcacaaAACATACCTGAGAAAGCATGAAAGGATCCACTTGGGACACAAACCATTTCCCTGTTCTGAATGTAACAAATTATTCAGTGATAAATCCCAACTAAGAAGACATGAAAAGATCCACATGGGtgaaaaaccatttacatgtactgactGCGGCAAAAGCTTCAGTCGCCAAACTTCTCTAAAAATCCATTGGCGGGTCCACACGGGAGAGAAACCGTTTACATGTGCTGAGTGTGACAAATTATTCCGCTATAAATCACATCTCAGAATGCATCAAAGAACtcacacaggagaaaaaccatataaatgtactgAGTGTGAGAAATTATTCAGTGATAAATCACAGCTAAGAAGGCACAAATGGGTCCACACCGGACAGAAACCTTTTATATGTACTGAATGTGACAAGAGATTTAGAGAAAAATCAACACTAGAAATACACCATAGAACACACACAGGAGAGAAACCATTCAGATGTACTGACTGTGATAAGCTATTCCGTGATAAATCACAGctaaaaaggcatcaaaggactCATATAGGAGAGAAACCACTTCCCTGCACTGAGTGTGATAAACTATTCAGATTTAAATCTGCACTGAAAAAGCACAAAAGGATCCACATGGAAGAACATTCATTTagatgtactgagtgtggtaagaGTTTCAGTAACACAACAAATTTGAGAATACACTGGAGAATCCATACTCTTGGACTATAA
- the LOC117354761 gene encoding zinc finger protein 773-like isoform X3, whose protein sequence is MVPVTFEDVAVSFSQEEWKYLDEAQKNLYWEVMKENYETLISLADSEVHQEEEREKNQEEYPMLWGLISRQSRKNHEKVYWGRSQQDSEKKLRKLLGDSLDGVSKCERSAREFISVPEHQSHPKAQICFQNSKCEQINSTLHQRHPREMSFQYNNIEKFTSDLHQRHPREETPSHYNNSEQMTSDFQQRHQKEEAPFQNTKSEPITFDLYQSHPREEMPFQYNIEQMTSHLQQRHLKEEAPFQNNNSEQITTDLLQRDPKEEMPFQYNIEQMTSDLQRSQLRKEMTFQYNSEQMISDFHQNHPREETSSHYNHGEQMISDFQPRYLRTEKPFQTINSLLQRHLREEMPFQCDNNEDMTSSSDFHQQQLKVETAFHNTVSQSVTSNLHQRDEKGKKSFLCDTCGKGFDKKPCLMLHQRTHTGERPFTCMACDKSFTHKTYLRKHERIHLGHKPFPCSECNKLFSDKSQLRRHEKIHMGEKPFTCTDCGKSFSRQTSLKIHWRVHTGEKPFTCAECDKLFRYKSHLRMHQRTHTGEKPYKCTECEKLFSDKSQLRRHKWVHTGQKPFICTECDKRFREKSTLEIHHRTHTGEKPFRCTDCDKLFRDKSQLKRHQRTHIGEKPLPCTECDKLFRFKSALKKHKRIHMEEHSFRCTECGKSFSNTTNLRIHWRIHTLGL, encoded by the coding sequence CAGATAGTGAGGTCCATCAggaagaggaaagggagaagaatcAAGAAGAATACCCTATGCTATGGGGACTGATCTCAAGACAATCCAGAAAGAACCATGAGAAGGTTTATTGGGGGAGAAGTCAGCAGGATTCAGAGAAGAAGTTGAGGAAACTTCTGGGAGACTCACTGGATGGAGTCTCTAAGTGTGAGAGAAGTGCCAGAGAGTTCATAAGTGTCCCTGAGCACCAGAGCCACCCAAAAGCACAGATATGCTTCCAAAATAGTAAATGTGAGCAAATCAATTCTACCCTCCACCAGAGACACCCCAGAGAGATGTCCTTCCAGTATAATAACATTGAGAAATTTACTTCTGACTTACACCAGAGACATCCAAGAGAAGAGACTCCCTCCCATTATAACAACAGTGAGCAAATGACTTCTGACTTCCAGCAGAGACACCAGAAAGAAGAGGCACCCTTCCAAAATACTAAGAGTGAGCCAATCACTTTTGACCTCTACCAGAGCCACCCAAGAGAAGAGATGCCCTTCCAATACAACATTGAGCAGATGACTTCTCATCTCCAGCAGAGACACCTGAAAGAAGAGGCACCCTTCCAAAATAATAACAGTGAACAAATCACTACTGACCTCCTTCAGAGAGACCCAAAAGAAGAGATGCCCTTCCAATACAACATTGAACAAATGACTTCTGATCTCCAACGGAGCCAGCTCAGAAAGGAGATGACCTTCCAGTATAACAGTGAGCAAATGATTTCTGACTTCCACCAGAATCACCCAAGAGAGGAGACATCCTCCCATTATAATCATGGTGAGCAAATGATTTCTGACTTCCAGCCGAGATACCTCAGAACAGAGAAGCCCTTCCAAACTATTAACAGTCTCCTCCAGAGGCACCTTAGAGAAGAGATGCCTTTCCAATGTGATAACAATGAAGACATGACTTCAAGTTCAGACTTCCATCAGCAGCAGCTGAAAGTGGAGACGGCCTTCCACAATACTGTCAGTCAGTCAGTAACTTCTAATCTCCACCAGAGAGATGAGAAAGGGAAGAAATCATTTTTGTGTGACACCTGTGGAAAAGGCTTTGATAAGAAGCCATGCTTAATGTTGCACCAGAGAACACACACAGGAGAAAGACCATTTACATGTATGgcatgtgataaaagcttcactcacaaAACATACCTGAGAAAGCATGAAAGGATCCACTTGGGACACAAACCATTTCCCTGTTCTGAATGTAACAAATTATTCAGTGATAAATCCCAACTAAGAAGACATGAAAAGATCCACATGGGtgaaaaaccatttacatgtactgactGCGGCAAAAGCTTCAGTCGCCAAACTTCTCTAAAAATCCATTGGCGGGTCCACACGGGAGAGAAACCGTTTACATGTGCTGAGTGTGACAAATTATTCCGCTATAAATCACATCTCAGAATGCATCAAAGAACtcacacaggagaaaaaccatataaatgtactgAGTGTGAGAAATTATTCAGTGATAAATCACAGCTAAGAAGGCACAAATGGGTCCACACCGGACAGAAACCTTTTATATGTACTGAATGTGACAAGAGATTTAGAGAAAAATCAACACTAGAAATACACCATAGAACACACACAGGAGAGAAACCATTCAGATGTACTGACTGTGATAAGCTATTCCGTGATAAATCACAGctaaaaaggcatcaaaggactCATATAGGAGAGAAACCACTTCCCTGCACTGAGTGTGATAAACTATTCAGATTTAAATCTGCACTGAAAAAGCACAAAAGGATCCACATGGAAGAACATTCATTTagatgtactgagtgtggtaagaGTTTCAGTAACACAACAAATTTGAGAATACACTGGAGAATCCATACTCTTGGACTATAA